The Chryseobacterium sp. G0186 genome includes the window AACTGAAATCCACTTTTCAACAATTTTTCAGGATAAACATTTCTGCTTTTAAGTAATAATTCTGTCTCTGTATTTAAAAATAAAGAAGCTATTTCCAACTGCCAGACCGGAGCATTCATTCCAAACGGAGCATTGAACTGTTTTCTCATTTTTTTCATCATTTCTTCATTAGATATTGGATGAGGAGCCGTAATATTAATTGCACCCTTCATGTTTTCATTCTGAATCATCCATTCCACAGCCCTGCAAAAATCTTCAATATGAATCCAGCTTACCTTTTGATTTCCTCTTCCCTGCTTTCCTCCCAGACCTAATTTCGTAATCATTCTTAATTTGGGAAAAGCCCCTCCATTATATCCCAGAACGATAGAAGTACGAAGAGCTACTTTTCGGATTTCCTCATTTTCGGTCTTAAAAAACTCCTTTTCCCAGCTTTTGCATATGTTCATTGAAAAATCATCACCAATAATACCGTTTTCTTCTGTATTCAATTGTTTTTCTGAATGCACATAAATGGTGGCAGAGCTTGCATTCATCCAAATTTTAGGTTTGTGAGCACAAAGGTCTATCGCTTCCTGCAACACTTTGGTACTGTTAATTCTTGAAGTATAGATCTCCTTTTTATTTTGATCATGATAACGGCAATCCACTGATTTTCCTGTAAGGTTGATCAGAACATCTGTCTCTTCAAGAAGACTTTTCCATTCACCAATTGTTTTTGCATCCCAATACATCTCATTGCTACGTTTTGGATTTCTGGTCAGAATATACACCTCATCTCCTTTCTCAGTAAAATATTCTTCAAGGTTTTCACCAAGGAATCCCGTGCCACCAGCTATTATTATTTTCATTTCTGTAGAATTTAAAGGGTTCTTATATGAAGTTCAAGTTTCAAAATAGTTGATATCATTTTAAATAATATATTTCTTTGTTTTTACTTCTATTTCAGAACCTTCTGCCAGCATCACTGAAATAGGTTCCTGAGCATTTAAGTATTCAAAGTCTCTTCCGTAGATCTTCTGAAAATCTATTTCCAGATGGTGATCTTTTACAGAATAACAGTCCCATTTTGGATGACATACTTCATATTCGGAGGTTTGATTTTCCTTCTTTGTAAATCCAAAATAATGTTCTGTGATGAATTCAAATTCAGAATCTGCTTCCATTGGCTTTGCTCTATTTTCTGCCGTAATATGAATAGAGTGCCAGCTTTTATCTTTCCAGGAATACTTGATCAGCAGTTCATCTTCCTTCTCGTGAATCAGATTTTTCATGGGCATGGTATGGTAGTTTTCTTTATACACAGAATTTGCTACAAAGCTTAAAGCAGGTTTGGGAACGATTTCTTTAATGAAAACCACGCCTCTCTTCCAAATTCCATTTTCTTTTTTCTTTACATAAAATCTAAGATTGACTTCTTCAAAATTACGATGAAAAGGAATGGGAAAGCCCATTAGCTTTGTGTTTAAAAACATAAAACCCACTAAACTGACATAGCATTTATCTTGATAAAAATCCAGTTCCGTTCCTACAGGCAGATATTTCAACAATATATCAGGGTTGATTTCGTAATTAATGATGGCTAATTTTCGCCATTCGGCTTTTAAAAAATTCATGATAATGGTCTTTTAGAGTTAATGGAATTTCTTACTTTTTAGCTAAACTGCTTTTTCATATCAATTACAGAATTAGATTCTGCAACGGTTTTTATCATTTTGTTTCTCTCCAATAGAAAATTTGTAAGGTAGTTTTTAAGGAAAAACTTATTGAAGAACTTTCCGATACATCCTAATGGTGATTCAAACTCAAAAATGTCTGTCATCACTGTCTTTCCGTTTACCGTTTTGAAGATATGCTGATGGTGGAGGGATTTGAAAGCTCCTTTTTGCATCTCATCAGTAAATTGAATGGGTTTATCCATACTGATAATCTTTGTGGTGAGGGTTTGATACACTCCAAGATGTTTTGCTCTCCAGGTTACCGTTTCGTTTTCTTCAATGAGGCCGGATGTCCGTCCTGCAATTGCTTTTTCGTGGGTTTTTGAGGTTGAATTCTGGTGCAGATCAATATCTCTTGCCAAATCAAAAACACAATGAATATCAGCGTTGATTACGGTTTCTAAATAAATTCTTGACATATTCAAAAGGTTTGTTTTTTATTCAGTTCAGGTAAAGTCTTGTCTATTCTTTCCGCAAGCTCCGGAAGCTTAATGGTTGGCACCGCCGGGAAAAGATGATGTTCCATATGATAAAACATACTGAAAGTCATCTTGTTTTTCCAAAATCCCCGTTGTGTTCTTGCCATGGCTGGATTTTCATGGGTATCATGATGAACTGTCCAGACTGCGAAAAAGGCCATCAAAAACTCACCAAAGATCATCACCAGCACATGATACATCAGGAAATGAATTTGAAAATAAAATACAATGACCATCAAAACAGCAATAGAAATCAGTTCCAAAAGCATATTTTTCCTGTATTTTGTATTAGCCTTTTTAAAGGTGATCCAATGAATTAAAAACATATGCTTGGGACCATATAAAATAGCTTGGTACCATTTCATAGACGCTGATTTTCCCTCATAGTCTTCTTCTGAAAGACAAAATTTATGATGTCTGATATGGTTGAACTTTACAGCATGAATGGAAGCCATCATCGTAAGGCTATTGAGGTACAGAGATAACCATGTCAGGAGCTTTCCTGTCCCCAGAGAATTGTGAAAGCCATTATGAACCTGTCTGAGTGCCGTCAGAAAATAAAACCCCGAAAAAGGCAGTGCGAGCCAATAGTATTTATTGTAAGCAAGGAATAATGAAATGAAAAGCCATGGCAGGCTGATGTTATTTTCAATCAGCATTTCCTTTACAGAAAGTTTTCGGAGGTCTTTCCATTCTACAATTTTGGTAAGTTCAAGAGGATTCATAATTTTAATTTTTAAATGGTTGTCAAAATGATGATAGTCAGAGCTGTTATTCTGAAGATTATCCATGAAATGGTAGGAAAATAATTTAGTTTTAATATTTTACATCTTCTTATATGTTCTAAAAACATGATGAACACTACTATACCAAAGTAGATAAGATAGAAAATAGGAGAAAAATTGGTTATTAAAGCAGGGATTAAAAGCAATGTTCCTATTAGTGAAACCGTCATCATATTGCCCAGATAATCCCAGATTTTATCTTTTAAATATACTTTTAGAAAGATGGTTTGCCAAAGGATCTGTCCTAAGCAGACCGCTAATTCTCTAAAAAAATTAGGGGCCAGATTTACTGCTAATCTCCCTGAAAACAGACTTAAAATATAGGCTGAAAAAATAGCAACAAAGGCAATATATCCTATTCTGTACTTCAGATTAAAATCCGGAACACAGGATTGGTCTGTATTATCTTTTTTTGAAGGAATTATCTGCTTACGGTTATAAGAAACAAAGGAATACAGCTTTTTAAAGAACCCATACAGAGGCTGTATTCTGGCTATCTTTTCTAACGATGGAAATGAGCTTCCAATAATCAAAAGCAAGCTGTCTATTCCGTAGGAAACTTCATTATTATCATGATTTACTAAAGCGATTTCATTTTTTGCACGATTAAAATCAATCAGCTTTTTATTTTGGTCTGATATTTCTGTAAAGGCTTCTCTTCCCTCTCCATCAAGCATTCCACATTGGGTAAAGCCCTTGGAATAGATGGTACACATCGGACATTCATTGTCGTAGATCAGAGTGTGATTTTTGAGTGTTTTCATGAGTCGTTATTTTAAAGATTAAGAAAGTCTCCTCTGGTTCGTTTATTTCCGGTTCTGAAAGTGAGGTACATCCAGAGCTTAAAGATCAGTGTTTTCATTATTGAATGTTTTAAAATTATTATATTTTCAATAATTTTTGAAAGTTAATTTGAAATAAAAAAGGACTTTCATCCTTTCTTTTTCTATTTCAGCAGATTGGTAATTTTACCTACCAGCCAGTGGTCATCACTCTTTATCGCCAGATCCATAATATTATTGATCTTTCCTGTTACTGAGCTAAAATCATTCATAAGCTTAATGAAGTCTTTTGCTTCTTCTGATTCGTCATCATCAATATTTCTTAGTTCTTCCAGAAAAGAGATTACTGGTTCAATTTCTCTTTTTCTTCGTTCCTTGGTAATCTGCTTGAAAAGGTACCAGACATCTTTTTCTGCTACAAAGTATTCTTTTCTGTCGCCTTTTATAAATTCCTTTCTTACAATTCCCCAATCTATCAGGGCGCGGAGATTCATGTTGGCATTTCCTCTTGAAATTTCCAACTGTTCCATTACCTCATCGGTAGACAGTGGCTTACCACTTGCCAAAAGCAATGCATGTACCTGTGCCATTGTACGGTTGATTCCCCAATTGGTAGCAAAGGTTCCCCAGGTCTGAATGTATTTTTCTTTTGCTTCTGAAAGTTGCATTTTTGTTTATCTTTTAAGTTTCTTATACAAATGTAATTATATTTTTTGAATTTTCAATAATTTTTGAAAATTTATTTTGAAAGTAAACAATCTACGATAACAATATAATAGTCAGCAATTTAAAATAAATTCAATTTCTATTCATCAATATAAAACATAAGCAAAAAGCTGTTTCATAGGCTACAAAACAGCTTTTTATAATATTTATGGTTCAATATGAGTGGTGATTCCCTGATTCCAATGTTTAAATTCAGGCATATAGTATAGATAAACATTACTGGATTTCCCCGTATAGGTTCCTGCAAACTCTACTTTCAGATCGAGATTGATTGTTTTTGTTTCTTCAGAATCAAAATGTTCCCAATATAAGACAAGGTAATTATCAAAAATCTCATAGTAAGAAATCTGCTTTTTATCTATTAAATCCTTTAATAAAGCATTTTGTAATGTCAATCCTGCAGGAATACCAATTTTGGCAACAGTCATTGGAAGCTGCCCATTAATTTTATTTTTAACTGTCACAATCAATCTGTTAGTCTCTCCTACCTTGGTGTTTTCAGATTTTAACTTTGTTTCCAGGGTCACAGGAATGTCTGTACTTATCGGAGCCTGTAGCGTGTAATATTGGTATTCCAGTTTATAGGGAAGTCCTTTTAGGGTTGGATAATCTATACTGATCTTATTTTCCCCTGTTTTATAGGCTGATGCAATACTTACATCGGGTGAAACTAGAGCATTATTTATTTTGATAGTCGGTTTTTCATTCCCATACAGTTTTTCATTTTTCGAAAAGAAATCAGATAAAGCTTCAATTGCTAAGCTGGTTGCCTGGGTAGATCCGAAACCGTAATATCCGTTGTAACTGATCAATTGATCGGCTGCTTCAGTAATTTTTAACTGATTTAATTTTTCTTCTTTCTGAAGCGCCATCATATACAGCGAAAGTGTTTCTGCATCAGCAGAGATTCCTCGGGAGCCAGTAAAGGTAGTTTGGATTTTTAGGTTTTTATCTTCATACTGCTTGTGAAGAGCCAGCATCAGGTCATTATACTCTTTTTGCTTTCCAAGGTTGGCAGATGCATTGGCAAGTAAGGCCATCTGATAAGTATCTTTTGTCACCCAAACCCTGTTCAGCATTACCTGATAGGAATCTTCAATTTCATTCTTAAAGCCAAGTTTAGACAGTGCATAAAGAACATACATATTTTTCGCCCATGAGTACTCGGAATAAGCTTCTTTGGATTCGTAATTTCTTCTTACATCAAAAAGTCCGTTCCCCTGTTTCTTTGCTAAAATAAATGAAGTAAGCCCTTGCATCAGTTTGGCATCGGCAGCTACATATTTCTTTAGATCTGTAAACTCTAATAGGGCAAATGCAGAAAGTGCCACATCGGATTCTGAGGTATTGAAGTACCCAAAGCCCCCGTCTCTATTTTTAAAACTCAGCATTTTCTGGAATCCTTTCTTCAGATTTCTGATCACAAGATTTTCTGTTGTGCCATCAATTTTCTTGCTTGATTTTAAATAATCTAAGATAAAAATATTGGGATAAACGGTTGAGGAAAGCTGTTCGAAGCAACCATAAGGTTCTTTTTTCAGACTTTCGAGATCTTCAAACATCTGCAGGGCAGTATTGGTAAATACATAATAGGACGAAACCATACTTCCATTGATATATTCCGGAATATCCACTTTAGTATTCTCCGATTTATTATTGATTAAAGAGTATCGATGCGGGAATCCTTTTTCATCCACTTTAAATGGTAAAATCAAAGCTTCTCTGAAGTCTCCTGATCTTACTGTAAACTGAATATTGGAATTCACAACCTCATCCGTCTGTATTTTAACAAATAACCTTCCTGATTCCAAAGGCTTCAGCGTAATCAAGCTGTCAGCCTGTATCAGCTTTACATAATTAGGCACAATAACGTCCATCCTCATTTTTTTGGTTTCGCTGGAATTATTTTTAATGACCACCGGAATGCTCATTTGATCTGTCCTTGTTAAATACTGTGGGATCTTCGCATCTATTGAAATCAGACTTTGGGCTGCATAAGTAGTTTCATCCCTCCCTAAAAGTCCCGATGCAGAAATCCCCTCTGTGATCACTCTAAAAGTGGAATTGGCATCGGAGTTATAAAATTCAACTTTTGCCTTACCTTTTTTATCGGTTTCCACCACAGGATTCCAATACAAAGCTTCCCTGTAGTCAAATCTATAGGATGTATTAACTGTTTTATACACAGGATAAGAAAATTTCCGCCCTACTGAATATTCTAAAAGACTATCTCTGGGTATTTCTTCAATAGCGAAGTAAGATTTTGGGGTAATATCCCATTTAGCCGGAGCCAGACTATGTTTAGTGGAAGTAATAATGACAACTCCATTAGCAGCTCTGCTTCCATAAACGGCTGTTGCAGCAGCATCTTTAAGTACTGTAATATTATTGATATCACCAGGATTTATGATATTCAAATTCTCAACCGGAATTCCATCTACAACATATAATGGGCTTTTATTTTGAAGTGAGCTAAATCCTCTTAACCTTATATTGGCAGATTGTGGTTCTCCAGCTGGTGTAATCGCAACTCCCGCTACTTTTCCTTGTAATAATGATCCTAAATTGGGGTTTTGGATTTCCTCACTGGTAACTAAACTGGCAGAAGCTGTTAAACTTTTTTTATTGATGACAGATGAATATCCCACAAAAACAACTTCTTCAATACTTTTTGTTCTTGTGGTATCATATGTATCATCAGATTTCTTGAACTCTGCGGGTTTTGTAGGTTTTTCTTTAGGCTTTTCCTTTATTTCGGCTTCTTTTATAATCTCTTCAACATCTATATTTGTAAGTTTTTGCTTGGTTAAAGGGTTAATGTTTAGCTTATAAGAAAGGATCCTGATCTTCAATTTGTGTTTTGGGATAGAGGATTTAGCTATTATCTTATATGACAACAATCTATCTAAACCTGAGAAATAAAACTGACCATTCTCTGTTGTAGTTTGTCTAAGGATCGTTTCAGTATAGGTATCTATAAGAAAAACATCAGTTTTTACAGGTTTCTTATTTTCATCTTCTACAATCCCGTAAATGGCATTTTTATTTTCCGGAAGAAATTTATATTTCCCTGTCTTCATTACTTCCGGAATGGGCTCAAAATACCGATATCCATTAGTTAACATGACAAGATCCAGGCTTTTATCTGCTTTTTCTTCCTTTTTATCAAAATAAAACTGAGGTTTTTCAATTTTCCCTTTCAATTCAGAATCCATCAAAAGCCATGAAATAATATGGTTCTGCTTATCATCGGCATAGGTCCAAAGCTTATCATCAATCACACTTACAGCCAGGTTGGCAGAGAGTGGTTGATTGTTTTCATCTGTAGTTTCAATATCCAATACTACTTTTTCCCTTGGCTGATAGAATTGCTTTACAGGCTTAATCTGTACTTTTATCTGCTGGTTCTTATTGGTAAAAATAATACGTTCTGCAAGGGGAATATTATCTTCCAATAGGGTAAACCTAGAAATTCCAACCGGAAAATCTTTCTCGGGTAATTCAAGGGAATTGATTCCATTTTTCAATACGACTTCTTTACTATAGACTTCTTTTCCCCGGAAATTTCCTGTCAGAATAATTCTTCTTTCCTGTGTAGAAATTATATTCAACAGTAATAGTTTGTTTTCTTTTTTAATGTTTAAAACGACACCCTCGTTTTTAGCAACAGGAAGTTGATAGAATGAAGATATATTTTCCGGTTTTATTACTTTTGCATGGTAAGTTTCTCCTTTTTTTGGAGTGAAAAGGAAGCTTCCCATTCCAAAATTATAGGCAGAAACCTCAGTTATTTTTTCGTGATTCTGATTATAGACCGCCAAAACTGCATCTACAGGTTTTTCAAATTCATCCAAAACCTTAAAAGCAATATTTTGTTCTATTCCATTAATCAATGTCCCTCCCTCGGGCATAAATTTTATATCCAGCTTATTCAGTACAATAGGGATATTCCTTGAAATAGATTCTGTAAATCCATCAAAACTAACTTTGATATTCAAAAGGGCATCAGAGGATTTTAAACTCTCCGGAAGCTTAAACCTTAAAAGGTATTTGCCATTTTTATCCGTGATCAATTTTCCCTCTGAAACGTTTTCTCCATTATGCATCGCCGTATAATCTGCTTCATAGAAAGGAATGGGCAGGTTGCTTAAACTTCTCATGGAAAAATCTGCATTTACCTCATCTCCGGGACCATATCCCTTTTTAGGAAAATCCAGCTTCATCAAAATTCTTGGGGAGACAATTTTCTGCAGAGTAATTTCTTTTTCAAAGGCATTTTTACCTTCTTCGTTCTGCATCCAGTTGGTATAGGCTCTAATCTTATAGATTCCCCCTTTCATGTCTTCTGAAAAATTGAATGCCCCCTCGGCATATCCGTTGGTAATTTCATATTTTAATTTTTTTAAAACACTTCCGCTTGGGTCAATCAATTCAAAATTGACAATCTTACTGTCTTCTGTCGGAAGATTGCTCTTCCCTTTTACCACGTATATTTTAAAATACATTTCTTCACCGGGTTTATAAAAAACATGATTGGTCTGAATGTAGGTTTTTTCTTTTTCAAAATCCTGAAATGAGTTCTGTGCCTTTAACAATGCAGATGAAAAAAGCAGGCTCAATACTATAATATATAATGTAAGTTTAGGATTCATGGGTTAAAATTTGAATGAAACAATGCAACCAAATGTTTTAAAGGATGGAAGGTTGAAGAAATCCAGCCCTCTTCCGTTATCTGTATCATAGAAATTCTGGTTGGGGTCTACTCCTTTGTTGGCCTGCCAAAGCACTATATTATCTACATACAATGTGAGCTTCAGAGACCGTTGAGTATTGTTTATAGGGAAATTTGCAGATAGGGAAATATTATTAATTCTTACATAATCTGCCTTTTGAACATAATTCTCCGCCACTCCCAAATACCCATATCTTGACCATCTGTTTTCCTGAACATTACGATGTGGATCATAAAAATCTACAGGAGTCTGATTGGTATTTCCATTAGCATGAACTCCCTGAAAAATATAATTTTTAATATTTCTTTCTACTCCGGAATCATAGGAGCGACCATAGTAATCAAGGACTGCCTGTGTTCCATTCCAGAGCTGGCCTCCTTTTTTCCACTCCCAGTTGATATCCAGTGAGAACCTTTTGTAGGTAAGACTATGATTGAATTTCATAACAAAATCGGGGGTTGGATCTGCAATGATCTTCATACCGTCTGCCTTTTTAGGGAACCCTGAGTCATCTATAATCAATTGTCCGTCAGCATTTCTTTCAAAATGGCTTCCCATTACTGCTCCCAGAACCTGATTTTCCGTCAATGTTTTATAAATATCCTGAAATCCTGAGACTATTGTATTATTAAAACCTGGAGCTACCCGATCTACCATATTCCGGTATTTGAAATAGGAGATTCTAGTGTTCATAGAAAGATTATAAGCAAACTGCAGTCTGTCATAGGCAAAATTGAATTCAACCCCACTGTATGTATGGTCTGCCATATTCTTTACAATCAACTGATTGTTTTCAAACACAGGAAAAACATCATCCTTAGTTTTTCTGTTGAAATATTCTCCCTCAATACTGATATTATATCCATAATTCATCCTTGCTCCTACTTTCCATTCTCTTGTATTGATATTGGATAAGCCTCTGAACCCCTCAACTTCCTGTACAGGAAAATATTGGTAATAATTCTCGGCTTTCAGTAAGGTTGTTGTATAGGAAGCGTATGATCTTGTCATCTCAGGTTCTGAACTTAGGTGGATATAGCTTCCTGACACTTTAAAGTCATAATTCCTCCAGTTAAAAACATCATTAAACCTGATATATCCGGTAGCTTTTGGAAGCCAGTAGTTATTTTTATCTGAAGTATTGGAGATATAAAACGAGTTGCCAAGGTTAAAATTCGCTTCAAAATCACCCTCCCGGATTTCCATATTATAATTAAAAATATAATCCTGAGAAGTTCTCTGATACGTATATTTTCTATTGGTCAGACTATGGTAAACGTCAGATTTCCTATCATTTAAAATAAAATTGAGATCAAAAACATTCTTAAAATCATAGTCATCCAGCTCATAATTTGCCTGTATATTAGAATGATACAATCCGTTATTTTGTATTCTTTCATTGGATATTCCATTGCTGAAGCCAAATGTAGAGGGTTTATACTGATCCTGATTCCAAAGATGATTGGTCTCATAGGCCTGTCTGATATTCAGTTTAAAATCCCCCCAGGTTTTGCTGGCATTAAGACCAAATTGCCTTTGATTGGCTTGGAAACGGTATTTATTATCCTGTACAAAAAGGAATGAAGGGTTATCTGCATGTTGACTATATCTTCTCTGGGACCCGTCACTCAACAAATTTTGTTGTGTATTTGAAAACGAAGCCGGAGTCAGCAATGAATTTTGATATATTCTATTGAAAAAGCCTATTCTATTGGTATTTGTGGCCTTATTCTCTTCATAATTAAAGGAAAGATTTAGAATGTATCCTCCAAAATTAGTATTAAGCTTTGTTTTAAAAGCGTTGGCCAGATTAAACTGATCAATAAAATAAATCTGATCTTT containing:
- a CDS encoding TIGR01777 family oxidoreductase; amino-acid sequence: MKIIIAGGTGFLGENLEEYFTEKGDEVYILTRNPKRSNEMYWDAKTIGEWKSLLEETDVLINLTGKSVDCRYHDQNKKEIYTSRINSTKVLQEAIDLCAHKPKIWMNASSATIYVHSEKQLNTEENGIIGDDFSMNICKSWEKEFFKTENEEIRKVALRTSIVLGYNGGAFPKLRMITKLGLGGKQGRGNQKVSWIHIEDFCRAVEWMIQNENMKGAINITAPHPISNEEMMKKMRKQFNAPFGMNAPVWQLEIASLFLNTETELLLKSRNVYPEKLLKSGFQFLYTDFDKAVITLAKS
- a CDS encoding YqjF family protein, producing MNFLKAEWRKLAIINYEINPDILLKYLPVGTELDFYQDKCYVSLVGFMFLNTKLMGFPIPFHRNFEEVNLRFYVKKKENGIWKRGVVFIKEIVPKPALSFVANSVYKENYHTMPMKNLIHEKEDELLIKYSWKDKSWHSIHITAENRAKPMEADSEFEFITEHYFGFTKKENQTSEYEVCHPKWDCYSVKDHHLEIDFQKIYGRDFEYLNAQEPISVMLAEGSEIEVKTKKYII
- a CDS encoding SRPBCC family protein — encoded protein: MSRIYLETVINADIHCVFDLARDIDLHQNSTSKTHEKAIAGRTSGLIEENETVTWRAKHLGVYQTLTTKIISMDKPIQFTDEMQKGAFKSLHHQHIFKTVNGKTVMTDIFEFESPLGCIGKFFNKFFLKNYLTNFLLERNKMIKTVAESNSVIDMKKQFS
- a CDS encoding fatty acid desaturase family protein, giving the protein MNPLELTKIVEWKDLRKLSVKEMLIENNISLPWLFISLFLAYNKYYWLALPFSGFYFLTALRQVHNGFHNSLGTGKLLTWLSLYLNSLTMMASIHAVKFNHIRHHKFCLSEEDYEGKSASMKWYQAILYGPKHMFLIHWITFKKANTKYRKNMLLELISIAVLMVIVFYFQIHFLMYHVLVMIFGEFLMAFFAVWTVHHDTHENPAMARTQRGFWKNKMTFSMFYHMEHHLFPAVPTIKLPELAERIDKTLPELNKKQTF
- a CDS encoding GbsR/MarR family transcriptional regulator, which encodes MQLSEAKEKYIQTWGTFATNWGINRTMAQVHALLLASGKPLSTDEVMEQLEISRGNANMNLRALIDWGIVRKEFIKGDRKEYFVAEKDVWYLFKQITKERRKREIEPVISFLEELRNIDDDESEEAKDFIKLMNDFSSVTGKINNIMDLAIKSDDHWLVGKITNLLK
- a CDS encoding TonB-dependent receptor plug domain-containing protein encodes the protein MNPKLTLYIIVLSLLFSSALLKAQNSFQDFEKEKTYIQTNHVFYKPGEEMYFKIYVVKGKSNLPTEDSKIVNFELIDPSGSVLKKLKYEITNGYAEGAFNFSEDMKGGIYKIRAYTNWMQNEEGKNAFEKEITLQKIVSPRILMKLDFPKKGYGPGDEVNADFSMRSLSNLPIPFYEADYTAMHNGENVSEGKLITDKNGKYLLRFKLPESLKSSDALLNIKVSFDGFTESISRNIPIVLNKLDIKFMPEGGTLINGIEQNIAFKVLDEFEKPVDAVLAVYNQNHEKITEVSAYNFGMGSFLFTPKKGETYHAKVIKPENISSFYQLPVAKNEGVVLNIKKENKLLLLNIISTQERRIILTGNFRGKEVYSKEVVLKNGINSLELPEKDFPVGISRFTLLEDNIPLAERIIFTNKNQQIKVQIKPVKQFYQPREKVVLDIETTDENNQPLSANLAVSVIDDKLWTYADDKQNHIISWLLMDSELKGKIEKPQFYFDKKEEKADKSLDLVMLTNGYRYFEPIPEVMKTGKYKFLPENKNAIYGIVEDENKKPVKTDVFLIDTYTETILRQTTTENGQFYFSGLDRLLSYKIIAKSSIPKHKLKIRILSYKLNINPLTKQKLTNIDVEEIIKEAEIKEKPKEKPTKPAEFKKSDDTYDTTRTKSIEEVVFVGYSSVINKKSLTASASLVTSEEIQNPNLGSLLQGKVAGVAITPAGEPQSANIRLRGFSSLQNKSPLYVVDGIPVENLNIINPGDINNITVLKDAAATAVYGSRAANGVVIITSTKHSLAPAKWDITPKSYFAIEEIPRDSLLEYSVGRKFSYPVYKTVNTSYRFDYREALYWNPVVETDKKGKAKVEFYNSDANSTFRVITEGISASGLLGRDETTYAAQSLISIDAKIPQYLTRTDQMSIPVVIKNNSSETKKMRMDVIVPNYVKLIQADSLITLKPLESGRLFVKIQTDEVVNSNIQFTVRSGDFREALILPFKVDEKGFPHRYSLINNKSENTKVDIPEYINGSMVSSYYVFTNTALQMFEDLESLKKEPYGCFEQLSSTVYPNIFILDYLKSSKKIDGTTENLVIRNLKKGFQKMLSFKNRDGGFGYFNTSESDVALSAFALLEFTDLKKYVAADAKLMQGLTSFILAKKQGNGLFDVRRNYESKEAYSEYSWAKNMYVLYALSKLGFKNEIEDSYQVMLNRVWVTKDTYQMALLANASANLGKQKEYNDLMLALHKQYEDKNLKIQTTFTGSRGISADAETLSLYMMALQKEEKLNQLKITEAADQLISYNGYYGFGSTQATSLAIEALSDFFSKNEKLYGNEKPTIKINNALVSPDVSIASAYKTGENKISIDYPTLKGLPYKLEYQYYTLQAPISTDIPVTLETKLKSENTKVGETNRLIVTVKNKINGQLPMTVAKIGIPAGLTLQNALLKDLIDKKQISYYEIFDNYLVLYWEHFDSEETKTINLDLKVEFAGTYTGKSSNVYLYYMPEFKHWNQGITTHIEP